A region from the Pseudomonas triticicola genome encodes:
- a CDS encoding L-carnitine dehydrogenase has product MRFITEIKTFAALGSGVIGSGWVARALAHGLDVVAWDPAPGAEAALRQRVANAWGALEKNGLAPGASQDRLRFVATIEECVRDADFIQESAPERLELKLDLHSKISAAAKPDALIGSSTSGLLPSEFYESSTHPERCVVGHPFNPVYLLPLVEVVGGKNTAPEAVQAAMQVYQSLGMRPLHVRKEVPGFIADRLLEALWREALHLVNDGVATTGEIDDAIRFGAGLRWSFMGTFLTYTLAGGDAGMRHFMSQFGPALQLPWTYLPAPELTDKLIDDVVDGTTDQLGRHSISALERYRDDCLLAVLEAVKTTKEKHGMSFSE; this is encoded by the coding sequence ATGCGCTTTATCACCGAAATCAAAACCTTCGCCGCCCTCGGCAGCGGTGTCATCGGCAGTGGCTGGGTCGCCCGCGCCCTCGCCCACGGCCTCGATGTAGTGGCCTGGGACCCGGCGCCCGGCGCCGAAGCGGCACTGCGCCAACGTGTGGCCAATGCCTGGGGTGCGCTGGAGAAGAACGGCCTGGCGCCCGGCGCTTCGCAGGATCGTCTGCGCTTTGTCGCAACCATCGAGGAGTGCGTGCGTGACGCCGATTTCATTCAGGAAAGCGCCCCGGAACGGCTGGAACTGAAGCTCGATCTGCACAGCAAGATCAGCGCCGCCGCCAAGCCCGATGCGCTGATCGGCTCCAGCACTTCAGGCCTTTTGCCCAGCGAGTTCTATGAGAGTTCGACGCACCCTGAACGCTGCGTGGTCGGGCATCCGTTCAACCCGGTTTATCTGTTGCCGCTGGTCGAAGTCGTCGGCGGCAAAAATACCGCGCCAGAGGCGGTGCAAGCGGCGATGCAAGTCTACCAATCCCTCGGCATGCGCCCGTTGCATGTGCGCAAGGAAGTGCCGGGTTTCATCGCCGATCGCCTGCTCGAAGCGCTGTGGCGCGAGGCGTTGCACCTGGTCAACGACGGTGTCGCGACGACCGGCGAAATCGACGATGCGATTCGCTTCGGCGCCGGTCTGCGCTGGTCGTTCATGGGCACTTTCCTGACTTACACCCTGGCCGGCGGCGATGCCGGCATGCGCCACTTCATGTCGCAATTCGGCCCGGCGTTGCAGTTGCCGTGGACGTATCTGCCGGCACCGGAGCTGACAGACAAGCTGATTGATGATGTGGTCGATGGCACCACCGATCAGCTCGGTCGGCACAGCATTTCCGCGCTGGAGCGCTATCGTGATGATTGTTTGCTGGCGGTGCTTGAAGCGGTGAAGACCACCAAGGAAAAGCATGGAATGAGTTTCAGCGAGTAA
- a CDS encoding GlxA family transcriptional regulator → MTSFNSGAQPQNRAPQSIGFLLLDNFTLISLASAVEPLRMANQLSGRELYRWSTLTVDGGQVWASDGLQITPDASMHKAPPLDTVIVCGGIGIQRTVTREHVSWLQSQARQSKRLGAVCTGSWALACAGLLDGFDCSVHWECLAAMQEAFPRVAMSTRLFTLDRNRFTSSGGTAPLDMMLHLISRDHGRELSAAISEMFVYERIRNEQDHQRVPLKHMLGTNQPKLQEIVALMEANLEEPIDLDELAVYVAVSRRQLERLFQKYLHCSPSRYYLKLRLIRARQLLKQTPMSIIEVASVCGFVSTPHFSKCYREYFGIPPRDERVGSNTTQQVAMLPLPQAIVMSPLSGPMSALSQARNESTFASVRL, encoded by the coding sequence ATGACGTCGTTCAACTCCGGGGCCCAACCCCAGAACCGTGCGCCTCAATCCATCGGCTTTCTGCTGCTGGACAATTTCACGCTGATTTCCCTGGCGTCCGCCGTTGAGCCGCTGCGCATGGCCAACCAGTTGTCCGGTCGCGAGCTGTATCGCTGGAGCACCCTCACCGTCGATGGCGGCCAGGTCTGGGCCAGTGACGGTCTGCAGATCACTCCCGACGCCTCCATGCACAAAGCCCCGCCCCTGGACACGGTGATCGTCTGCGGCGGCATCGGCATTCAACGTACCGTAACCCGTGAACACGTCTCGTGGCTGCAAAGCCAGGCGCGCCAGTCCAAGCGCCTGGGCGCGGTGTGCACCGGCAGTTGGGCGCTGGCCTGTGCCGGTCTGCTCGACGGCTTCGATTGCAGCGTGCACTGGGAATGCCTGGCGGCAATGCAGGAAGCCTTCCCGCGGGTGGCCATGAGCACACGCCTGTTCACCCTCGACCGCAACCGCTTCACCAGCTCCGGCGGCACCGCGCCGCTGGACATGATGCTGCACCTGATCAGCCGCGATCACGGTCGTGAACTGTCGGCAGCGATCTCGGAAATGTTCGTCTACGAGCGCATCCGCAACGAACAGGATCACCAACGTGTGCCGCTCAAGCACATGCTCGGCACCAACCAGCCGAAGTTGCAGGAAATCGTCGCGCTGATGGAAGCCAATCTGGAAGAGCCGATCGATCTGGATGAACTGGCGGTGTATGTCGCGGTGTCGCGTCGACAGCTGGAGCGGTTGTTCCAGAAATACCTGCACTGCTCGCCGTCACGCTATTACCTGAAGCTGCGCCTGATCCGCGCCCGGCAACTGCTCAAGCAGACGCCGATGTCGATCATCGAAGTGGCGTCGGTGTGTGGTTTCGTCTCCACGCCGCACTTCTCCAAGTGCTACCGCGAGTACTTCGGCATCCCGCCGCGTGACGAGCGCGTCGGTTCCAACACCACCCAGCAAGTGGCGATGCTGCCACTGCCGCAGGCCATCGTGATGTCACCGCTGTCGGGGCCGATGTCAGCGCTGAGTCAGGCGCGCAATGAGTCGACGTTTGCCAGCGTAAGGCTGTAG
- a CDS encoding GlxA family transcriptional regulator: protein MSQDFYFLLMPGFSAIGFISAIEPLRVANRFRGELYRWHVLSADGGAVLASNGMSVNADAALEPLKKGATLLVVAGFEPLKLITPTLEHWLRRLDKDGVTLGAIDTGSFVLAEAGLLDGHRLTLHWEAIDAFKESYPQLSVTQELFEIDRRRITSAGGTASIDLMLDLIAQAHGPQLAIQVSEQFVLGRIRPRKDHQRMEVATRYGINNKKLVQVIGEMEQHSEPPLTTLQLAESIKVTRRQLERLFRLHLNDTPSNFYLRLRLEKARQLLRQTDMSVLEVSIACGFESPSYFTRSYRARFARCPREDRRTAQA from the coding sequence ATGTCCCAGGATTTCTACTTTTTGCTGATGCCGGGGTTCTCCGCCATCGGCTTTATTTCCGCGATCGAACCGTTGCGCGTGGCCAACCGCTTTCGCGGCGAGTTGTACCGCTGGCATGTGCTCAGCGCCGATGGCGGCGCGGTATTGGCGAGCAACGGCATGTCGGTCAACGCCGATGCGGCACTGGAGCCGCTGAAGAAAGGCGCGACCTTGCTGGTGGTGGCCGGCTTCGAACCGCTGAAGCTCATCACGCCGACACTGGAGCACTGGTTGCGCAGGCTGGACAAGGACGGCGTAACCCTCGGCGCCATCGACACCGGCAGCTTCGTCCTCGCCGAAGCAGGCCTGCTCGATGGCCATCGCCTGACCCTGCACTGGGAGGCGATCGATGCGTTCAAGGAGTCTTATCCACAGCTCAGCGTGACCCAGGAACTGTTTGAGATCGACCGCCGACGGATCACCTCGGCGGGTGGCACGGCCTCGATTGATCTGATGCTTGACCTGATCGCCCAGGCCCACGGCCCGCAACTGGCGATTCAGGTCAGCGAGCAGTTTGTGCTCGGGCGCATCCGCCCGCGCAAGGATCACCAGCGCATGGAAGTCGCCACGCGTTACGGGATCAACAACAAGAAATTGGTGCAGGTGATCGGCGAAATGGAACAGCACAGCGAACCGCCGCTGACCACGCTGCAACTGGCCGAGTCGATCAAGGTGACCCGGCGGCAACTGGAGCGTTTGTTCCGGCTGCATCTGAACGATACGCCGAGCAACTTCTATCTGCGGTTAAGGCTTGAGAAGGCCCGGCAATTGCTGCGCCAGACAGATATGAGCGTGCTCGAAGTGAGCATTGCCTGCGGTTTTGAATCTCCGTCGTATTTCACCCGCAGTTACCGCGCGCGTTTCGCCCGCTGCCCTAGGGAAGACCGGCGTACCGCACAGGCCTGA
- a CDS encoding lysozyme inhibitor LprI family protein encodes MKSIFLALALIATGAHAAEESENNPCDAVENDIQTLECSAYSRSTAEDLLKDNYASLNERMQTAYGKNPTQLADITAKLKTAQQQWLKTRDADCAVEAFPATEGSKAFKIAQNDCVARMSDERSEFLESIGQE; translated from the coding sequence ATGAAATCGATCTTCCTCGCCCTGGCACTGATTGCGACCGGCGCCCACGCCGCCGAAGAATCCGAGAACAACCCGTGCGACGCGGTGGAAAACGACATCCAGACCCTGGAATGCTCCGCCTACAGCCGCAGCACCGCCGAAGACCTGCTCAAAGACAACTACGCCAGCCTCAACGAACGCATGCAGACCGCCTACGGCAAGAACCCGACGCAACTGGCCGACATCACCGCCAAACTGAAAACCGCCCAGCAGCAGTGGCTGAAAACCCGCGATGCGGATTGCGCAGTGGAAGCGTTCCCGGCAACTGAAGGCAGCAAGGCGTTCAAGATTGCGCAGAATGACTGCGTGGCGCGGATGAGTGATGAGCGGTCGGAGTTTTTGGAGTCGATCGGGCAGGAATAA
- a CDS encoding 3-keto-5-aminohexanoate cleavage protein, producing MNHDVIITCALTGAGDTTAKSPHVPVTPKQIAAAAVEAAKAGATVVHCHVRDPQTGKFSRDVALYREVMERIREADVDIIVNLTAGMGGDLEIGAGEKPMEFGPNTDLVGPLTRLAHVEELLPEICTLDCGTLNFGDGDTIYVSTPAQLRAGAKRITELGVKAELEIFDTGHLWFAKQMIKEGLLDNPLFQLCLGIPWGAPADTTTMKAMVDNLPADAVWAGFGIGRMQMPMAAQAVLLGGNVRVGLEDNLWLDKGVLATNAQLVERATEILSRLGARVLTPAEGRQKMGLTPRG from the coding sequence ATGAACCACGACGTCATCATCACCTGCGCACTCACCGGTGCTGGCGACACGACCGCCAAGAGCCCACACGTGCCGGTCACCCCGAAACAGATTGCCGCTGCCGCGGTGGAAGCGGCCAAGGCCGGCGCCACCGTCGTGCACTGCCATGTGCGCGACCCGCAGACCGGCAAGTTCAGCCGTGACGTGGCGCTGTACCGCGAAGTGATGGAGCGCATCCGCGAGGCCGACGTCGACATCATCGTCAACCTCACCGCCGGGATGGGCGGCGACCTGGAAATCGGCGCTGGCGAGAAGCCGATGGAGTTCGGCCCGAACACCGATCTGGTCGGTCCGCTGACCCGTCTCGCCCATGTTGAAGAACTGCTGCCGGAAATCTGCACCCTCGATTGCGGCACGCTGAACTTCGGCGACGGCGACACCATTTACGTCTCTACCCCGGCGCAACTGCGCGCCGGCGCCAAGCGCATCACCGAGCTGGGCGTGAAGGCCGAACTGGAGATTTTCGACACCGGGCATCTGTGGTTCGCCAAGCAGATGATCAAGGAAGGCTTGCTCGACAACCCGCTCTTCCAGCTGTGCCTGGGCATCCCGTGGGGCGCACCGGCCGACACCACCACGATGAAAGCCATGGTCGACAACCTGCCCGCCGACGCGGTGTGGGCCGGCTTCGGCATCGGCCGCATGCAGATGCCGATGGCGGCGCAAGCGGTGCTGCTGGGCGGCAACGTGCGGGTCGGGCTGGAAGACAACCTGTGGCTGGACAAGGGTGTGCTGGCGACCAATGCCCAATTGGTTGAACGCGCCACGGAAATCCTCAGCCGCCTCGGTGCCCGGGTGCTCACGCCGGCGGAAGGCCGCCAGAAAATGGGCCTGACCCCGCGCGGCTGA
- a CDS encoding tyrosinase family protein yields MKLRKNIRSLTPSEKDNFVDACLQLKQAGQYDEYVHLHHQVMKPTVLPHEPNDPNYRNGAHRGPSFLPWHRAFLLKFENDLQAINPSITIPYWNWTEDAADPVNSPVWAEDFMGGNGVEHEGWRVATGPFAYEKGKWPVPSYPDDDLPGLGLKRQFGLVVNSLPTPQDLQVALRESLYDTPPYDSGPTVRGFRNRLEGWITQRGDPQVTTTGSQLHNRVHLWVGGNMLSMTSPDDPVFFLHHCFVDKVWADWQSLMLQSNEHWVPHYAPLVNGPKGHNYDDLLEPFAQTARDVSDIADLGYEYEGPRLILDQAKPRSPFHD; encoded by the coding sequence ATGAAGCTGCGCAAGAACATTCGTTCGTTGACCCCAAGTGAAAAAGACAACTTCGTCGATGCCTGCCTCCAGCTCAAACAGGCAGGTCAATACGATGAGTATGTGCACCTGCATCACCAAGTCATGAAGCCCACGGTTTTGCCACATGAACCAAACGATCCAAACTACCGTAATGGCGCTCATAGGGGGCCTTCGTTCCTGCCCTGGCATCGGGCATTTTTGCTGAAGTTCGAAAATGACCTTCAGGCGATCAACCCCTCCATCACGATTCCTTACTGGAACTGGACTGAAGATGCTGCCGATCCGGTCAATTCTCCGGTATGGGCTGAGGATTTTATGGGTGGTAATGGTGTAGAGCACGAAGGCTGGCGTGTAGCAACGGGGCCGTTCGCTTATGAAAAGGGCAAGTGGCCGGTTCCCTCCTATCCGGATGATGATTTGCCAGGTCTTGGTCTGAAGCGCCAGTTCGGGCTGGTCGTGAATTCACTGCCGACACCGCAAGATCTGCAAGTGGCGTTACGCGAAAGCCTCTACGACACCCCGCCTTATGATTCCGGCCCGACTGTGCGCGGCTTCCGAAACCGTCTGGAAGGCTGGATCACCCAGCGCGGTGATCCGCAGGTAACCACTACGGGTTCGCAACTGCATAACCGCGTCCACCTCTGGGTGGGCGGCAATATGCTGTCGATGACCTCTCCAGATGATCCGGTGTTCTTTCTGCATCACTGTTTTGTCGACAAAGTCTGGGCCGACTGGCAGTCACTGATGCTCCAGAGCAACGAACATTGGGTGCCGCATTACGCGCCGCTGGTCAATGGTCCGAAAGGACATAACTACGATGATTTGCTCGAGCCGTTTGCCCAGACTGCTCGGGACGTGAGCGATATCGCTGACCTGGGGTATGAATATGAGGGGCCACGTCTGATCCTCGATCAGGCGAAACCTCGGTCTCCTTTTCACGACTGA
- a CDS encoding thioesterase family protein, with translation MPHLTTYQTTIIPDWVDYNGHLRDAFYLLIFSYATDALMDRLGMDSSNREASGHSLFTLELHLNYLHEVKLDTEVEVRTQIIGHDSKRLHLYHSLHKIGDEQELAGNEQMLLHVDLAGPRSAPFSPDTLHRLQAIVADQTDLPAPAYIGRVIALPPAR, from the coding sequence ATGCCCCACCTCACCACCTACCAGACCACCATCATCCCCGACTGGGTCGACTACAACGGCCACCTGCGCGACGCCTTTTACCTGCTGATCTTCAGCTACGCCACCGATGCGCTGATGGACCGCCTCGGCATGGACAGCAGCAACCGCGAGGCCAGCGGCCACTCGCTGTTCACCCTTGAGCTGCACCTCAATTATCTGCACGAAGTGAAGCTCGACACCGAGGTGGAAGTGCGCACGCAAATCATCGGCCACGACAGCAAGCGCCTGCACCTCTACCACAGCCTGCACAAAATCGGCGATGAGCAAGAGTTGGCCGGCAACGAACAGATGCTCCTGCACGTCGACCTCGCCGGCCCGCGCTCGGCGCCGTTCAGCCCTGATACGTTACATCGCCTGCAAGCCATCGTCGCCGACCAGACCGACCTGCCCGCTCCCGCTTACATCGGCCGCGTGATCGCGCTGCCACCCGCTCGGTAA
- a CDS encoding choline ABC transporter substrate-binding protein, producing MKRLISSCVLALSGTAFFSTGVMAAEPASCKNVRMGVVNWTDVIATSAMTQVLLDGLGYSTKQTSASQQIIFAGIRDQRLDLFLGYWNPLMTQTITPFVEANQVKVLEAPSLKDARATLAVPTYLADKGLKTFADIAKFEKELGGKIYGIEPGSGANTQIKAMIAKNQFGLGKFQLVESSEAGMLAAVDRAVRRKEAVVFFGWAPHPMNVNIQMTYLTGSEDALGPNEGMATVWTVTAPKYAEQCPNIGRLLTNLTFTAEAESRMMQPLLDHKDAFESAKQWLKDHPEDKQRWLEGVTTFDGKPAAENLQLTSK from the coding sequence ATGAAACGACTGATCAGCAGCTGCGTTCTTGCACTCAGCGGTACCGCTTTCTTCAGCACCGGCGTGATGGCGGCCGAACCGGCCTCCTGCAAGAACGTCCGCATGGGCGTGGTCAACTGGACTGACGTGATCGCCACCAGTGCCATGACCCAGGTCCTGCTCGACGGCCTCGGCTACAGCACCAAACAGACCAGCGCTTCGCAGCAGATCATCTTCGCCGGGATCCGCGATCAGCGCCTGGACCTGTTCCTCGGCTACTGGAACCCGCTGATGACGCAGACCATCACGCCATTCGTCGAGGCCAATCAGGTGAAAGTGCTCGAAGCACCGAGCCTGAAAGACGCCCGCGCCACCCTCGCCGTGCCGACCTATCTGGCTGACAAGGGCCTGAAAACCTTCGCCGACATCGCCAAGTTCGAGAAGGAACTGGGCGGCAAGATCTACGGCATCGAGCCAGGCTCGGGCGCCAACACACAGATCAAAGCGATGATCGCCAAAAACCAGTTTGGCCTGGGCAAATTCCAACTGGTCGAATCGAGCGAGGCTGGCATGCTCGCCGCCGTCGACCGCGCCGTGCGCCGCAAGGAAGCCGTGGTGTTCTTCGGCTGGGCGCCGCACCCGATGAACGTCAACATTCAGATGACCTACCTCACCGGCAGCGAAGACGCCCTCGGCCCGAACGAAGGCATGGCCACGGTGTGGACGGTCACCGCGCCGAAATACGCCGAGCAATGCCCGAACATCGGCCGCCTGCTGACCAACCTGACTTTCACCGCCGAAGCCGAGAGCCGGATGATGCAGCCGCTGCTCGATCACAAGGACGCCTTCGAGTCGGCGAAGCAGTGGCTCAAGGATCACCCCGAAGACAAACAGCGCTGGCTTGAAGGTGTGACGACTTTCGATGGCAAACCGGCTGCTGAAAACCTCCAGCTGACCAGCAAATAA
- a CDS encoding gamma-butyrobetaine dioxygenase, whose product MNTAVAVADFRTYPLISALGGVQGLADRVVIEWADGRVSPFHHVWLRDNCPCDQCVYSVTREQVFESVDAAEDLQALATRIDTDGCLRIDWQDGHLSRFDPGWLRAHAYDDESRAERLAGKPQPHLWHSDLQLPVFDYTALMNDNAALLQWLLAVRDIGLTQVRGVPTEPGSLKLIAQRISFIRESNFGVLFNVQSKADADSNAYTAFNLPLHTDLPTRELQPGLQFLHCLVNDAEGGESIFVDGFAIADALRQEEPQLFEALCEIPVEFRNKDRHSDYRCLAPIIAVDALGRVAEIRMANFLRGAFDTSVAQMPLLYRAYRRLIAMTRAPRFRLMQRLKPGEMWCFDNRRTLHARNAFDPATGARHFQGCYVDRDELLSRVLVLQR is encoded by the coding sequence ATGAATACCGCCGTCGCTGTTGCCGATTTTCGTACTTATCCGTTGATCAGCGCGCTCGGTGGCGTGCAGGGTCTGGCGGATCGCGTTGTCATCGAATGGGCTGACGGACGTGTCAGCCCGTTTCACCACGTATGGCTGCGCGACAATTGCCCGTGTGATCAATGTGTCTACAGCGTCACTCGCGAGCAAGTCTTTGAAAGCGTCGATGCCGCCGAGGATTTGCAAGCGCTGGCCACGCGCATCGACACCGATGGTTGCCTGCGCATCGACTGGCAGGACGGTCACCTCAGCCGCTTCGACCCGGGCTGGTTGCGCGCACATGCCTACGACGATGAATCCCGCGCCGAACGCCTGGCCGGCAAACCGCAGCCCCATTTGTGGCACAGCGATCTGCAGTTGCCGGTGTTCGACTACACCGCGCTGATGAACGACAACGCCGCGCTGCTGCAATGGTTGCTCGCCGTGCGCGACATCGGCCTGACCCAAGTGCGCGGCGTGCCCACCGAGCCAGGCTCGCTGAAGCTCATCGCGCAGCGGATTTCCTTCATCCGCGAAAGCAACTTCGGCGTGCTGTTCAATGTGCAATCCAAAGCCGACGCCGACAGCAACGCCTACACCGCCTTCAACCTGCCATTGCACACCGATCTACCGACTCGTGAACTGCAACCGGGACTGCAATTTCTGCATTGCCTGGTGAATGATGCCGAGGGTGGCGAAAGTATTTTCGTCGATGGTTTTGCGATCGCCGACGCCTTGCGTCAGGAGGAGCCACAGCTGTTTGAGGCCCTGTGTGAAATCCCCGTGGAATTTCGCAACAAGGACCGGCACAGCGATTACCGCTGCCTGGCGCCGATCATCGCTGTGGATGCGCTGGGCCGGGTGGCGGAGATTCGCATGGCCAACTTTTTGCGCGGGGCGTTCGATACGTCGGTGGCGCAGATGCCGTTGCTGTATCGCGCCTATCGGCGCTTGATTGCGATGACCCGCGCGCCGCGATTCCGGCTGATGCAGCGGCTCAAGCCGGGCGAGATGTGGTGCTTTGACAACCGCCGCACGCTGCATGCGCGCAATGCCTTTGATCCAGCGACCGGGGCGCGGCATTTTCAGGGCTGCTATGTCGACCGGGATGAGTTGTTGTCGCGGGTTCTGGTGTTGCAACGTTGA
- a CDS encoding DUF3010 family protein has translation MNICGIEIKGSEAIIALAALDGSALSHVPLATRKIALDDDDEAANVRRFAAQVASFVRENSVDRIAIKKRSKKGEFAGGPTTFKIEGVFQLLDGCEVMLLSPQTINAQAKKHNFELPETLNKYQHEAYKAACSALVKK, from the coding sequence ATGAACATCTGCGGCATTGAAATCAAAGGCAGCGAAGCGATCATCGCCTTGGCTGCGCTCGACGGCTCAGCTTTGAGCCACGTTCCCCTTGCCACCAGGAAGATCGCCCTCGACGACGATGACGAGGCGGCGAATGTGCGTCGGTTTGCGGCGCAGGTGGCGTCGTTTGTGCGGGAGAACTCGGTGGACCGGATCGCGATCAAGAAGCGCAGCAAAAAGGGCGAGTTCGCCGGTGGGCCGACGACGTTCAAGATCGAAGGCGTGTTTCAGTTGCTTGATGGGTGCGAGGTGATGTTGTTGTCGCCGCAGACGATCAATGCGCAGGCCAAGAAGCACAATTTCGAGCTGCCGGAGACGCTGAACAAATATCAGCATGAGGCGTACAAAGCGGCGTGTTCGGCGTTGGTGAAGAAGTAA